A portion of the Elephas maximus indicus isolate mEleMax1 chromosome 24, mEleMax1 primary haplotype, whole genome shotgun sequence genome contains these proteins:
- the LOC126066738 gene encoding cytochrome c oxidase assembly factor 6 homolog, whose protein sequence is MAAPSMKERQACWGARDEYWKCLDEHTEDASQCKKLRSSFESSCPQQWIKYFDKRRDYLKFKEKFEAGEFQPSKTTENS, encoded by the exons ATGGCAGCCCCTTCTATGAAAGAAAGGCAGGCTTGCTGGGGAGCCCGCGATGAGTACTGGAAGTGTTTAGATGAGCACACCGAGGATGCTTCTCAGTGCAAGAAGTTAAGAAGTTCATTTGAATCAAGTTGTCCCCAACAGTGG ataaaatattttgataaaagaAGAGACTACTTAAAGTTCAAAGAAAAATTTGAAGCAGGAGAATTCCAGCCTTCAAAAACAACTGAAAACTCCTAG